One window of the Podospora pseudocomata strain CBS 415.72m chromosome 7, whole genome shotgun sequence genome contains the following:
- a CDS encoding hypothetical protein (EggNog:ENOG503NUY4; COG:P): MPISWPSFSPRLVYEKGPLKAIPFPAIRLISILVVINLLVWAGVAVVLHYFPKLISPAVLSYTLGLRHALDADHISAIDLMTRRLIASGQRPVAVGTFFSLGHSTIVIVTCIALAATAGAVRDKFDDFERIGGIIGTSVSGTFLLILCIANGWILYRLVQRLKQVLAEQRAARLAPDYDSDAEANADPIGDQMGLEGMGFLSNVFRGVFKAVDRPWKMLPLGMLFGLGFDTSSEIAILGIASIQAAQGTSIWVILIFPLLFTAGMCMVDTTDGALMMALYTNKAFSRDIVAILYYSIVLTSITVFVSAFIGVIQWLSLIDHVAEPDGSFWDGVSAIGDHYEIIGASICGLFLVVGIGSVLVYRPWRRRMDRTVSALPAPEATPSANALVPNPDAAVDYGTTNKQPGTTTVENVDR, encoded by the exons ATGCCGATATCCTGGCCTTCCTTCTCGCCCCGGCTCGTCTACGAGAAGGGACCCCTCAAAGCCATCCCCTTTCCTGCCATCCGACTCATCAGCATCCTCGTGGTCATCAACCTGTTGGTCTGGGCTGGTGTAGCCGTTGTCTTGCACTACTTCCCTAAGCTTATCTCGCCGGCTGTTTTATCCTACACCCTCGGTCTTCGTCATGCCCTCGATGCGGATCACATCAGCGCCATTGACCTCATGACCCGGAGGCTGATCGCCTCTGGTCAACGCCCTGTCGCCGTGGGAACGTTTTTCAGCTTGGGGCACTCAACGATTGTCATTGTCACTTGCATCGCGCTCGCGGCCACAGCCGGTGCTGTCAGAGACAAATTCGATGACTTTGAGCGCATCGGTGGTATCATCGGGACGAGTGTGTCCGGGACGTTCCTGTTGATTCTGTGCATTGCCAACGGGTGGATTCTTTACCGTTTGGTTCAAAGGCTGAAGCAAGTCCTCGCTGAACAGAGAGCGGCGAGGCTGGCTCCGGACTATGACTCGGATGCGGAGGCCAACGCTGATCCCATTGGCGACCAGATGGGGCTTGAGGGGATGGGGTTCTTGTCGAATGTCTTCAGGGGTGTGTTCAAGGCTGTTGACAGACCATGGAAGATGCTGCCTTTGGGAATGCTCTTTGGGCTTGGCTTTGATACCAGTTCCGAGATTGCCATTCTCGGAATTGCCAGCATTCAGGCTGCCCAGGGGACGAGCATTTGGGTTATTTTGATTTTTCCTCTTTTGTTCACAG CCGGCATGTGCATGGTCGACACTACCGACGGCGCTCTCATGATGGCCCTATACACCAACAAGGCCTTTTCCAGAGACATTGTCGCCATTCTCTACTACTCCATTGTACTTACCAGCATCACTGTCTTTGTCTCTGCCTTCATTGGTGTGATCCAGTGGCTGTCCTTGATTGACCATGTTGCTGAACCAGATGGAAGCTTCTGGGATGGTGTCAGCGCCATTGGTGACCACTACGAGATTATTGGCGCCAGCATTTGCGGTCTTTTCCTTGTTGTGGGTATTGGCTCAGTGTTGGTTTATCGtccatggaggaggagaatggaCCGGACGGTCAGTGCGCTCCCAGCACCTGAGGCGACGCCTAGTGCGAATGCCCTTGTACCCAACCCCGATGCGGCGGTCGACTATGGCACGACGAACAAGCAGCCTGGAACCACCACTGTGGAGAATGTGGATAGGTGA